CACCATCAGCAGTTCCAGCATCAGCGTGAAAATAAGCACCCGTTTTCCCCGCTCCATTTGTTCCAGCAGCGTTTGCAGCGCCGCCACCAGCGAGGTAAGGAAGAAAGTCGGCAGCAACAACAACAGCAGCGTCTGGCTGGATTGACGGATCGCCTCGTCATTGGAAAAACCGGCCAGAATACCGTCGCGCAGCCAGCATACGCCGGCGGTGAGCGCCAGATAGGTCAGCGCGATAAGCCACACGCCATTATTCAGCAGGCTCGCCAGCAACGGCGCGGCATGGGTTTTGCGGCGCTGGTTTAGCAGAATAGCGATGGCGGAACCGGTCGCCACCGCCGGAATGATGAAGAAAGCCCGCAGCTTTATCACGATCAGGAACGCGGGCAAAAATCCCGCCCCCAGCGCGGCCACCAGTGGAAAAATCACCATCGAACTGACGAACACCACCAGCATGGAAAAGCCTACCGGCAAGCCGGCGTTGGTCAGCAACGCCAGCAGACGAGACGCGAACGCCTGCGGCCGTTCATCCGCCACCGGTGTGGCGACCCGGCGCAGCGCCCGCACCGCCAACGGCAGCAGCATCAGCGCCGGAACGCTGTTTGCCAGCAGCACGGCATCAAAACCAAGCCGGTAGACGTGAAAACCCAGGTAGCAACCCGCGGCGTTCAGCAGCACATAGCCACACATCAGCGTCATGGCCGGCACGGTTCTCCCCTGTCCGCGCAGCGCCGCGTTGCACATTTCCAGCGCCAGAAACGGCGTCATCGACAACAGATAGCCGGGCGCGGCGTTCTGCATCCACGCCAGATCCGGGCTGTTCATCCAGCCGGACAGCGGCGATGCCAGTACGCGGCACAACAGCGCCGCCAGCGCCGTCGTCAACACGCCGGCGCCCCCAAGCCACAGCGTACTGTGCCAGATGCGCTGTCGCGGCCAGTCATGACGGGAGCGGGCGCTAAACACCTGATTGGTGATCGCCAGACATTCCAGAATGGCGATAAACAGGAAGTTAAACGGCTGCAAAAAGGAGAGCGTCAGCAACGTCTGGCTTTCGGCGCCGTTGCCCAGAATCGCAATCTGCATATTCTGAGACAACGACACCACCACCGCGGTCACCATCATCGGCCAGGCTAACGCCATGATCTGCCGCATATCCCCACTCACAGCCGGGGCGGCTCTGGACATCACACGCGAGATCAGGCTCATCGTCCCTATCCTTTTCCGTAATTCAGGCCGCCGCCAGACAACTCGCCTTGCCATAGACGCTGTAGAGCATCATGGAGAAGTAGGACAGGCTATGGGTATTGCCCAGCAGGAAACCGTGTCCGCCCATCATCTTTTCCGCTTCATTGTTAAGCTGAGTGATCTGGTAGTGATCATCCTCCAGACCAGCCAGGTCGCCTTCCTGCAAGCGCAGATACTGTTGCTCCAGCAGCAGCGCCGCCTTGCCGGCCACGTCGGCGAAACTGGCTTTGATCAACTGATGACGGGTGGTTTTGGTGCCGAAGCTGTTGCGGCTGGACAGATGCTGCCAGCTCATGGTCTGTATACGGGCCAGCACGCCCAGACGGGCGGCGCACACCAGTATCGGGAAACTGGCCGGCAGCACCAACGTATCCGTACCGCGCACCGCATCCAGACCGAGGTGATTCAGCACCCGGTCAAACAGGCGCTGTGGCTGGTCGGCGTCAGGCAGGCTGCTGATTTCCTGAATCTGATACCCAATCGGGTGAATGTATCGCGCTTCTCCCGACGGCGATTGCAACAGACAGGCCAGCGCATCGGGCAACGGCTGCTCCCGAAAGACGTCCCAGACTTGCTTGATGCGCTCAACTGACATGCCGCACCTCCTGCAACACATTGTCGTTCAGCCAGCTAATCAGGCTGCCCACGGTGGTGAAGGCATCCATGTTGATTTGGTCAGGATCGAACAGCAGCCCGTCGATGCTATCTTCAAGCGTCAGCAAAAATTGCACGAACATCACCGAGTCCAGGTCGAGGTCATGATCAAAATCCGTTTTTTCATTGATCTTGATGTCGTCATTCTCCATGACTTCGCGTAACGCCTGTTGAATAGTGATTAATAACGCAGACATGTCTGTCTCCTGTTTAAATATCAATTTGCTGTATCAGCGCGCAGGAAAGCGTGACCCCCATTCCCATCGAAAAACAAAAATAATTTTTCGCGCGACCGGTTGTAGTTTTCATTAGTGAAGAAAAATTAAATAAAACGTCCGAACAATACAGATGCCCATAATCAGAAACCTGCTGACTGAATAAGCGATCGC
The DNA window shown above is from Dickeya dadantii NCPPB 898 and carries:
- a CDS encoding MATE family efflux transporter, whose amino-acid sequence is MSLISRVMSRAAPAVSGDMRQIMALAWPMMVTAVVVSLSQNMQIAILGNGAESQTLLTLSFLQPFNFLFIAILECLAITNQVFSARSRHDWPRQRIWHSTLWLGGAGVLTTALAALLCRVLASPLSGWMNSPDLAWMQNAAPGYLLSMTPFLALEMCNAALRGQGRTVPAMTLMCGYVLLNAAGCYLGFHVYRLGFDAVLLANSVPALMLLPLAVRALRRVATPVADERPQAFASRLLALLTNAGLPVGFSMLVVFVSSMVIFPLVAALGAGFLPAFLIVIKLRAFFIIPAVATGSAIAILLNQRRKTHAAPLLASLLNNGVWLIALTYLALTAGVCWLRDGILAGFSNDEAIRQSSQTLLLLLLPTFFLTSLVAALQTLLEQMERGKRVLIFTLMLELLMVAVALTAHRYFNDVQAIAGLMVTFSLLYAVVFLREYRLLACALGERDAAV
- a CDS encoding acyl carrier protein, whose product is MSALLITIQQALREVMENDDIKINEKTDFDHDLDLDSVMFVQFLLTLEDSIDGLLFDPDQINMDAFTTVGSLISWLNDNVLQEVRHVS